CATTCCGCCTGTCCTAGAAAGCCCTGCCTGGACAGGATGGTCGGTGTCAGCGTCAGGTCATAGTCAGGCGCGATGGCCCAGAAGAACGGCGCCGACGCGCCATAGCCGAGGGCCGACGAGTAGACATAGCGCGGCGAGAGAAAGCCCGTCTTGCGCCGCACGGTTGGGTCCGGCGTCGAGAAATACGGGACATAAGCCAGCGGGATGCCGTAAAATTCGATGGTCGCGTCTTCATAGTAGATCATCCGCTCGCTGTTGTTGTGGATGATCTTCGCGGCCTTCACCTGCCACAGGGGGGGTCGGGACGGATCCTTCTTGCAGGCCTCGCAGGCCGTATATGTGCCACGCTGGAAGACGGTGGTCTCGCCAGCCGTGCGTTCGGCACGCGGTGCCGAGAAACGGGTCTTGTCGGCAGTCTCGACGCGCAGGGTGTCGATGAAGCCGTCCTTGAAATCGTCGGTCAGCTCGAAACGGTCACCGGTAGCAACCGTGCCATCGGTCTCGGTCAGGCGCGCGTTCCCTTCCGCGAACACACGGTTGGTGTTGCGGTCGTAGATCACCCGGTCAGCCTGCAGGGCGCGGCCCTGATAATAAACGTTGACGTCGCCCACCGCCGCGACGGTGTTCTTGTCATTGTTGTAGACAATCTCCCGCGCATCAACGAGGAGCTTATCGGTCTGATTGGGCTGGGACCTTGCGGACAGACGATCATTCACGGTCTGCGCGCTTGCGGCCGACGGCAATGTCAGCGCCGCGGCAGCTACCGTCGACAACAGAATCCACCCAACTTTGCCGAGATACAAGCGCGTCCTCCTTGTCCACACGCTCCGATCCGCACGAACCGGCATCACCCGTCCTCTTGATAAAGAAGCGCGAGCGTGCCGAGCAGACTCCCGACAACGGCCGCAAACCAGGCCGCTACCATTGGGCTAACGAGCCCGGATGCCCCGAGGTCCTCCATGAGTTCCGTAGCGACATAAAGCATGAACCCGGCAATGACGCCACTCAGAACCATGCGTGCTACACCACCAAATCGGAAGAATCTTAATGAAACGGACGCGGCAACCATCACCATGGCAACGAACAGTAAAGGTCTGGCTAGCAGAGAGTCGAATTGCAGACGATATGGCGTTGAATCCAAGCCGGCGCGCTCGGTTCGCTCGATAACGGCCGGGAGTCGCCAAAATGGCACGGAACCCGCGGGCAGAAAGGATTCCCGCACCTGAGACGGTTCCAGGTTCGTGGCGATCAGGTAGGTTGTGTGGTTCTCGGGTTCACTCGTTCCGGATGTAACGCGAGCGTCTTTAAGCTCCCAGTAACCACTATGCAAATCAGCCTCGCGCGCCTCCACACGCTCTGTGAATTCACCGCGCTGATCGAAGAGAAAGAACGTGACGTTGACGAGCGTAGCGGAGTCATTGTTAGCGGCATCTGCCCGGATGATTGCCTGGCCATCGACGCTGCGCTGGCGTACCCAGATATACTGACCAGTGGCTGCCGCGCTGCTGCGAGCGAAGATGCGAGCCTCGATCACGCCCGCCTTTTGCTTCAGCATCGCTGAAAGCGGATTGTAGAGCGTGATCACACCCACCCCGAGAAGCAGGGCGACGAGCACGCCGGGCTGAAGGAACTGCCAGGCCGAGATGCCGGCGGCGCGGGCAATGACCAGCTCCAGTCTGCGGCTCAGGTTCAGCAGCGTCACCATGCTGCCGAACAGGACGGCGAAGGGCATGACCTGCTCGACGACCGCTGGCGTGCGCAGAAGCGCCAGCATCACCATGAGGCCGGTGCTCGCACCCTGAGCATCGCCGGCCCGCCGCATCAATTCCACGAAATCCAGGGTATAAACGAGCAGGAAGACGGTCGCGAACACCGCCAGAATGGTCTTGAGGAAACGAAGGGAAAGGTATCGTCCAAGCGTTACGCCGATGAACATCAGGCCGACCCCGCCGTCGCGACGGATCCGATTGAACGGGTGTCGCGCTTGCGGAAGAGCGCAGACGTCATTCGGCCAAGGCGATGCCCATAGAAGATGAAGACAAGCGAGATCAGGCAGCCGGCCAAGGGCGCGCCATAGACGCCTAGCAGCGCGGCGGGCGACCTGACCGCAGCACTCGAAGCGGCAAAACCCGCTACGCGCACAAGCAGAACGCCAATGATGGCGGCCAGGATGGCGGCGCCGCGCCCTTGCCGGGTGGTGCGTGCTTCACCGAGTGCGGCAAAAGCGATCAGCATGAAAGCAATGCAGTAGAGCGGGGCAGAGAAGCGGTCGTGCAGCTCCGCGCGGAAACGTCCCTCTTGGAGCTTGAAATAGGGCTCGTTTGGATCCGGACTCATCAAGGCCCAGGTCGAACGCTCGCGCGGCTTGTAAATGACATCGGCCCCTTCCTGAGCGAAGACGGAAAGATCGATCGCATACCGCTCGAAAGTGACGATTGCCGAATCCCTGCTGCCAGGTTCCTGCCGCTGGACGGACCCAGTTTCGAGCAGAAGATAGCTCTGGCCTTTCACGTCCACGGCTTGCCCACGTTCCGCGATATAGACGACCACCTTGTTGCGATCACGCTGGTCCTGCAGGAAAATACCGAGGAGAGCGTCACCCGATTTCTCGCGGTAGTGAAATGTGATCCCGGTATCGAGGGTGGTGAACTGGCCTTCCTTGACGATATTGGCAACGAAATCGGCGCGGATCTTGGTTACGAGGTCACGCAGCGAATTGAAGCTCTGCGGCATGAGGTAGACCGTCATGACGCCCACCGCCAGTGTCACGACCAAGGTAAATGTTGCGAAGGGGCGAAGCAGCCGGCTCGGTGGAATTCCGGCGGCGCTCATCACGATGAGTTCGGAATCCCCGTTCAGGCGATTGAGGGCGTAGAGCGTTGCAATGAACAGCGCGGCCGGCGCGATGATGGTGATGAGGGCCGGCAGCGAGAGCAGGGTGACGACCAGAAAGATGCCGATGGTCTGCCCCTTGCCTGTGACC
This portion of the Chelatococcus sp. YT9 genome encodes:
- the lptG gene encoding LPS export ABC transporter permease LptG; the encoded protein is MFIGVTLGRYLSLRFLKTILAVFATVFLLVYTLDFVELMRRAGDAQGASTGLMVMLALLRTPAVVEQVMPFAVLFGSMVTLLNLSRRLELVIARAAGISAWQFLQPGVLVALLLGVGVITLYNPLSAMLKQKAGVIEARIFARSSAAATGQYIWVRQRSVDGQAIIRADAANNDSATLVNVTFFLFDQRGEFTERVEAREADLHSGYWELKDARVTSGTSEPENHTTYLIATNLEPSQVRESFLPAGSVPFWRLPAVIERTERAGLDSTPYRLQFDSLLARPLLFVAMVMVAASVSLRFFRFGGVARMVLSGVIAGFMLYVATELMEDLGASGLVSPMVAAWFAAVVGSLLGTLALLYQEDG
- the lptF gene encoding LPS export ABC transporter permease LptF, producing MGLIDRYILRNVVGAFLACLSALTLVIWITQILKELDLVTGKGQTIGIFLVVTLLSLPALITIIAPAALFIATLYALNRLNGDSELIVMSAAGIPPSRLLRPFATFTLVVTLAVGVMTVYLMPQSFNSLRDLVTKIRADFVANIVKEGQFTTLDTGITFHYREKSGDALLGIFLQDQRDRNKVVVYIAERGQAVDVKGQSYLLLETGSVQRQEPGSRDSAIVTFERYAIDLSVFAQEGADVIYKPRERSTWALMSPDPNEPYFKLQEGRFRAELHDRFSAPLYCIAFMLIAFAALGEARTTRQGRGAAILAAIIGVLLVRVAGFAASSAAVRSPAALLGVYGAPLAGCLISLVFIFYGHRLGRMTSALFRKRDTRSIGSVATAGSA